The following nucleotide sequence is from Saccharothrix texasensis.
GTGGCGATCACCGCGCAGAACCACGGGTTCGCGCTGGAGGGCGAGCCGGGGGAGGAGTTCAGCTCCGACTTCGGCCGCGTGCTGCTGAGCCACTACTGCCCCAACGACGGCACGGTCGAGGGCGTGCGGGCCTTGGACGTGCCCGCGTTCAGCGTGCAGTACCACCCCGAAGCCGCGGCCGGTCCCCACGACGCCGCACCGCTGTTCGACGAGTTCGTGACGATGATGGGCGAGGGCCGCTGATGCCGAAGAGGACTGATCTCAAGCACGTGCTGGTCATCGGCTCCGGCCCGATCGTCATCGGCCAGGCCTGCGAGTTCGACTACTCCGGCACCCAGGCGTGCCGGGTGCTGCGCGAGGAGGGCCTGCGGGTCTCCCTGGTCAACTCCAACCCGGCGACGATCATGACGGACCCGGAGTTCGCCGACGCCACCTACGTCGAGCCGATCACGCCGGAGTTCGTGGAGAAGGTCATCGCGGCCGAGCGGCCGGACGCCATCCTGGCCACGCTGGGCGGCCAGACCGCGTTGAACACCGCCATCGCGCTGCACGAGCGCGGCGTCCTGGAGAAGTACGACGTCGAGCTGATCGGCGCGGACATCGACGCCATCCAGCGCGGCGAGGACCGGCAGATCTTCAAGGACCTGGTCCGCAAGATCGGCGCGGACGTGCCGCGCAGCGCGGTCTGCAAGACCATGGAGGACGTCCGCGCGACCGTCGCCGACCTGGGCCTGCCGGTCGTCATCCGGCCGTCGTTCACCATGGGCGGCCTCGGCTCCGGCATGGCGCACACCCCCGAGGAGCTGGAGCGGCTGGCCGCGAGCGGCCTGGCCGAGTCCCCGGTCACCGAGGTGCTGGTCGAGGAGAGCGTGCTCGGCTGGAAGGAGTACGAGCTGGAGCTGATGCGCGACCGCAACGACAACGTGGTCGTCGTCTGCTCCATCGAGAACATCGACCCGATGGGCGTGCACACCGGCGACTCGGTGACCGTGGCCCCGGCGATGACGCTCACCGACCGCGAGTACCAGCACATGCGCGACGTCGGCATCGCGGTCATCCGCGAGGTCGGGGTGGACACCGGCGGCTGCAACATCCAGTTCGCGATCCACCCCGGGAACGGCCGCATGGTCGTCATCGAAATGAACCCGCGCGTCTCCCGCTCGTCCGCGTTGGCGTCGAAAGCGACCGGTTTCCCGATCGCCAAGATCGCCGCGAAACTCGCCATCGGCTACACGCTCGACGAGATCCAGAACGACATCACCGGTGAAACTCCGGCCAGTTTCGAACCGACGCTGGACTACGTCGTGGTGAAGGTGCCGCGGTTCGCGTTCGAGAAGTTCCCCGGCGCGGACAGCACCCTCACCACGACCATGAAGTCGGTCGGCGAGGCGATGTCCATCGGCCGCAGCTTCGTGGAGGCCCTGGGCAAGGCGTTGCGGTCCATGGAGACGAAAGCCGCCGGTTTCTGGACCGTGCCCGACCCTTCGGGCACCGACCCCGCCGTGACGCTGGAGTCCACTCTGGACGCCCTGCGCAACGGCCACGACGGGCGTCTGTACACGGTGGACCGCGCGCTGCGCCTCGGCGCGACGATCGAGCAGGTGCACGAGGCCTCGCGGATCGACCCGTGGTTCATCGAGCAGCTGGCCTGGCTGGTCGACCTGCGCGGCGAGCTCGAGGACGCGCCCGTGCTGGACGAGCGGCTGCTGCGCAAGGCCAAGCGGGCGGGCCTGTCCGACCGGCAGGTCGCCGCGCTGCGCCCGGAGCTGGCCGGCGAGGACGGCGTGCGCTCGCTGCGCCACCGGCTGGCCGTGCGGCCGGTGTTCAAGACGGTGGACACCTGCGCCGCCGAGTTCGCCGCCAAGACGCCCTACCACTACTCGGCCTACGAGCTGGACCCCGACGCCGAGAGCGAGGTCGCCGAGCAGCGCGACAAGCCGAAGGTGCTGATCCTCGGCTCGGGACCGAACCGGATCGGGCAGGGCATCGAGTTCGACTACTCGTGCGTGCACGCGGCCATGGCGCTGCGCGCGGCCGGGTACGAGACCGTGATGGTCAACTGCAACCCGGAGACCGTCTCCACCGACTACGACACGGCGGACCGGCTGTACTTCGAGCCGCTGACGTTCGAGGACGTGCTGGAGGTGTTCCACTCCGAGCAGCGCTCCGGCACGGTCGTGGGCGTGATCGTGCAGCTCGGCGGCCAGACGCCGCTGGGCCTGGCGCGGCGGCTGGCGGACGCGGGCGTGCCCATCGTGGGCACCCCGCCGCACGCCATCCACCTCGCCGAGGAGCGCGGCGCGTTCGGCCAGGTCCTCGCCGACGCCGGGCTGCCCGCCCCGAAGTACGGCATGGCCACCTCGTTCGCGCAGGCCAAGGCCATCGCCGACGAGATCGGCTACCCGGTGCTGGTGCGGCCGTCGTACGTGCTCGGCGGTCGCGGCATGGAGATCGTCTACGACGAGGACACCCTCCAGGGCTACATCCAGCGCGCCACCGAGGTCAGCCCGGAGCACCCGGTGCTGGTCGACCGGTTCCTCGACGACGCCATCGAGATCGACGTGGACGCCCTCTACGACGGCCACGAGGTGTTCATCGGGGGTGTGATGGAACACATCGAGGAGGCCGGCGTGCACTCCGGCGACTCGGCGTGCGCCCTGCCGCCGATCACGCTCGGCGAGTCCGACGTCGAGGCGGTCCGGCGGTCCACGCTGGCCATCGCCGAGGGCATCGGCGTGCGCGGCCTGCTCAACGTGCAGTACGCCCTCAAGGACGACGTGCTGTACGTCCTGGAGGCCAACCCGCGCGCCTCGCGCACCGTCCCGTTCGTCTCCAAGGCCACGGCGGTGCCGCTGGCCAAGGCCGCCGCCCGGATCATGCTCGGCGCCACCGTGGCCCAGCTGCGCACCGAGGGGCTGCTGCCCAAGACCGGCGACGGCGCCAAGCTGCCGCCGCACGCCCCGGTCGCCGTCAAGGAGGCCGTGCTGCCGTTCCACCGGTTCCGCACGCCGGAGGGCAAGGGCGTCGACTCGCTGCTCGGCCCGGAGATGAAGTCGACCGGCGAGGTCATGGGCATCGACGTGTCCTTCGGCATGGCCTACGCCAAGTCCCAGACCGCCTCCTACGGCTCCCTGCCCACGTCGGGCCGGGTGTTCGTGTCGGTGGCCAACCGGGACAAGCGGGCCATGATCTTCCCGGTCAAGCGGCTCGCCGACCTGGGCTTCGAGGTGCTGGCCACCGCCGGCACGGCCGAGGTGCTGCGCCGCAACGGCATCCCCTGCACGATCGTGCGCAAGCACTTCGAGGGCGCCGACAACATCGTGGACGCCATCCTCGCGGGCACCGTCGACATGATCATCAACACCCCGTACGGCAACCACGGGCCACGCGTGGACGGCTACGAGATCCGCACCGCGGCCGTGGCCAAGGACATCCCCTGCGTGACCACGATCCAGGGCGCGGCGGCGGCCGTGCACGGCATCGAGGCCGCGATCCGCGGCGACATCGGCGTGCGGCCCCTCCAGGCCCTCCAGGCGGCCCTGCGGGGTGACGCGTGAGGGTCGTCGGCCAGAGGTTCGGCGCGCGGATGGCGAAGGCGGTGGCCGAGCACGGCCCCCTGTGCGTGGGCATCGACCCGCACCCCGGCCTGCTGGCGTCCTGGGGCCTCTCCCAGGACGCCGCGGGGCTGGAGCGGTTCGCGCTGACGTGCGTGGAGGCGTTCGGCGGCCACGTGGCGCTGGTGAAGCCGCAGGCGGCTTTCTTCGAGGCGCACGGGTCACGGGGCGTGGCGGTGCTGGAACGGGTCGTGGCGGACCTCAGGGACAGCGGCACGCTCGTGCTGGTGGACGCGAAGCGCGGCGACATCGGCTCCACGATGGCGGCGTACGCGGCGGCGTACCTCACCGAGGGCTCCCCGCTGGCCGGCGACGCGGTCACCGCGTCGCCGTACCTCGGCTTCGGGTCGCTCGACCCGGCCCTGGAAGCCGCCGCCGCGAGCGGTCGCGGAATATTCGTCCTCGCGTTGACTTCGAATCCCGAGGGCGCCTCGGTGCAGCGCGCGGTGGGGCCCGACGGGCGTTCCGTGGCGCAGTCGGTCGTGGACGCCGCGGCCCGCGCGAACGCCGGTCTCGAACCGCTCGGCGACGTCGGCCTGGTGGTCGGCGCGACCGTCGGCGAGCACCGGCTGGACCTCTCCGACCTGCACGGATACGTCCTCGCGCCCGGTTTCGGGGCCCAGGGCGCGACCGTCGCGGACCTGCGCGCGCTCTTCGGCGCGGACCTGCGCGGGGTGCTCCCGACGACCTCCCGGGACGTGCTCAGGCACGGCCCGGAAGCCGCAAAGTTGCGGTCGGCGGCGGCCGCCGTGCGGCGCTCCCTGGAGATGTGATCACGATCAAATCGCGACACGCTTCACGTGGTCCGCTCACCTGCGCAAACGTTCCCTGGTACGGTCCTGCCCACCGACAGGTCCATCACCCATCGAGCGCATACCACACACGGCGTGCGCAAGGCGTTACCGGTGGCGGTGACGGGCTTGTCGGTGGGTGTTGGTACTACTACCACCCGCCGCAACCACTCCAGCGCTGAAAGATTCACCTGACTGGGACCCACGTTGTACCCAGGCAATTGCGCTCGGTACGGTCGCGGCACCGATCCAGAATTGAAATTCCCACACCACGGAGGAAATCGTGGCCCTTCCCCAGCTTACCGAGGAGCAGCGGGCCGCAGCGCTGGAGAAGGCTGCTGCCGCTCGTCGCACTCGGGCTGAGCTCAAGGAGCGCCTCAAGCGTGGCGGCACGAACCTGACCGACGTGCTGAAGGCCGCCGAGAGCGACGAGGTCCTTGGCAAGATGAAGGTGTCCGCGCTGCTCGAGGCGCTTCCGGGCGTCGGCAAGGTGCGTGCGCAGCAGATCATGGAGCGCCTTGAGATCGCTCCGTCCCGTCGGCTGCGCGGCCTGGGTGAGCGGCAGCGCAAGGCGCTGCTCACCGAGTTCAGCGGCGAGTGAGTGATGGCACCGGGGTGGGGTCGGGCGTTCGCGCCCGGCCCCGCCTCACCGTTCTGTCCGGTCCGTCCGGCGTCGGCAAGTCCAGCGTGCTGGCCGAGCTGCGCCGGATGGAACCGGAGATCCACTTCAGCGTCTCGGTGACCACGAGGAAGCCGAGGCCGGGCGAGGTCGACGGGGTGCACTACCACTTCGTCGACACCGCCGAGTTCCGCGAGATGGTCGCCAGGGGCGAGCTCCTGGAGCACGCCGAGTTCGCGGGCAACTGCTACGGCACCCCCAAGGCGCCGGTGGAGCTGGCCCTGGCGGCCGGCACGCCGTCCCTGCTGGAGATCGAGCTGCAGGGCGCCCGGCAGGTCCGGGTCGCGATGCCGGAGGCCCGGCTGGTCATGCTGGCCCCGCCGTCGTGGGAGGACCTGGTCGGCCGGTTGACCGGCCGCGGCACCGAGGACCCCGCCGTCGTCGCCCGCCGGTTGGAGATCGCCAGGGAGGAACTGGCGGCCGAGCCGGAGTTCGACGAGGTCGTGGTGAACGACGACGTGCGGTCCGCCGCCGCGAGCTTGCTAAACTTGGTGGTCGGCCCGGCGCCCGACGCGTGAGCACGCGCGTCGCGAGGCGCGGGACGGTTGTCTCGACACGATGGCAGCACAGACCCACCCCTGAACCGCAGGAGCGTTGACGAGTGACCACGCACACCGAGCTGGGCCCGCTCTCGGGTACTCCGGAGGGCATCACCAACCCGCCGATCGACGACCTCCTGGAGCAGGTCAGCTCGAAGTACGCGCTGGTGATCTACGCCGCCAAGCGCGCGCGCCAGATCAACGACTACTACGCGCAGCTCGGCGAGGGCCTGCTCGAGTACGTCGGCCCGCTGGTCGAGCCGGGCCCGCGCGAGAAGCCGCTGTCGATCGCGCTCCGGGAGATCCACGCGGGTCTCCTCGAGCACACCGAGGGCGAGTGACCGAGGCCGTCGCCGCCCCCGAACGCCCCACCGTGATCCTCGGGGTGGGCGGGGGCATCGCCGCCTACAAGGCGTGCGAGGTGCTGCGCCGGCTCACCGAGTCCGGCCACGACGTGCGCGTCGTGCCCACGGAGGGCGCGCTGAAGTTCGTCGGCGCGGCCACGTTCGAGGCGCTGTCCGGCCGGCCCGTGCAGACCGGGGTGTTCGAGGACGTCCCCTCGGTGCCGCACGTGAAGCTGGGCCAGCACGCCGACCTGGTCGTCGTCGCGCCCGCCACGGCGAACCTGATCGCGAAGGCCGCCCACGGCCTGGCCGACGACCTGCTCACCAACACGCTGCTGACCGCGCGCTGCCCGGTCCTGCTCGTGCCGGCGATGCACACCGAGATGTGGGAGCACCCGGCGACCCGGGCCAACGTGGCGCTGCTGCGCTCGCGCGGCGTGATCGTCGCCGAGCCCGCCAGCGGCCGGTTGACCGGCAAGGACACCGGCAAGGGCCGGCTGCCCGAGCCCGCCGAGATCGTCGACCTGGCCCGGTTGCTGCTGGCGCGCCCCGGCGCGCTGCCGCGCGACCTGGAGGGCGTGCACGTCGCCGTGTCGGCGGGCGGCACGCGCGAGCCGCTCGACCCGGTGCGCTTCCTGGGCAACCGCTCGTCCGGCCGGCAGGGCTTCGCGCTGGCCAGGGTCGCCGCCCAGCGCGGCGCCCGGGTGACGCTGGTCGCCGCGCACACCGCGGACCTGGTCGCGCCCGCCGGGGTGGACGTCGTGCGCGTCGGCTCGGCGCTGGAGCTGCGGGACGCGATGCACGCCGTCGCCGCCTCCGCCGACGTCCTGGTGATGGCCGCGGCCGTCGCCGACTTCCGCCCGGTGGACCTGGTCCAGCACAAGATCAAGAAGACCGATCGCGACCCCGACCCGGTCGCCCTCACCCGCAACCCGGACATCCTGGCCGAGCTGGTCGCCGCCCGGCGGCCGGGCCAGGTCGTCGTGGGGTTCGCGGCCGAGACCGGGGACGCCGACACCGGTGTGCTCGACTACGGCCGCGCGAAGCTCGAGCGCAAGGGCTGCGACTGGCTCGTGGTCAACGCCGTCGGCGACGGTCGCGCCTTCGAGGTCGAGGACAACGCCGGCTGGCTGCTGTCCGCCGACGGCGCGGAGACCCCGATCCCGCACGGCTCGAAGGCGCGGCTGGCGTCCGCATTGTGGGACGCCGTCGCCCCGACCGTCGAACGGTGACGTTCGCGCCCGGGCGCTCAGTAAGCTTGGCACCATTCGCAGATCGGACAGTTAGGGAGTGTCGTGAGCCAGCACAGCAGCAGGCTGTTCACCAGTGAGTCGGTGACCGAAGGGCACCCCGACAAGATCTGCGACGCCATCAGCGACTCGATCCTCGACGCGCTGCTGGCCAAGGACCCGCGCTCGCGCGTCGCGGTGGAGACGATGGTCACCACCGGCCAGGTGCACGTGGCGGGCGAGGTCACGACCGAGGCGTACGCCGACATCCCGTCGATCGTGCGGGACAAGATCGTCGAGATCGGCTACGACTCGTCGGCCAAGGGCTTCGACGGCTACTCGTGCGGCGTGAACGTGGCCATCGGCTCGCAGTCGCCCGACATCGCGCAGGGCGTGGACACCGCGTTCGAGAAGCGGGTCGAGGGCACCGAGGACGAGATCGCCAAGCAGGGCGCCGGCGACCAGGGCCTCATGTTCGGCTACGCCTGCACCGACACCCCCGAGCTGATGCCGCTGCCGATCGCGCTGGCGCACCGGCTGTCGCGGCGGCTGACCGCGGTCCGCAAGGACGGCACGGTGCCGTACCTGCGCCCCGACGGCAAGACCCAGGTCACCATCGAGTACGCGGGCGACCAGCCGGTGCGGCTGGACACCGTCGTGGTGTCCACGCAGCACGCGGACGGCATCGACCTGGAGAAGCTGCTCGGCGTCGACATCCGGCAGCACGTCGTGGCCCCCGAGGTCGACGCGCTCGGCCTGGACACCTCGGACGTGCGGCTGCTGGTCAACCCGACCGGCCGGTTCGTCATCGGCGGCCCGATGGGTGACGCCGGCCTGACCGGTCGCAAGATCATCGTCGACACCTACGGCGGCATGGCCCGCCACGGCGGCGGCGCGTTCTCCGGCAAGGACCCGTCGAAGGTGGACCGGTCCGCGGCGTACGCGATGCGCTGGGTGGCGAAGAACGCGGTGGCCGCGGGCCTGGCCACGCGCATCGAGGTGCAGGTGGCGTACGCCATCGGCAAGGCCGCCCCGGTCGGCCTGTTCGTGGAGACCTTCGGCACCGAGACGGTCGACCCGACCAAGATCCAGCAGGCGATCGGCGAGGTCTTCGACCTCCGCCCGGCCGCGATCATCCGCGACCTGGACCTGCTGCGCCCGATCTACGCCCCGACCGCCGCGTACGGCCACTTCGGCCGCACCGACGTCGACCTGCCGTGGGAGAGCACGGACCGGGCCGACGCCCTCCGCGCCGCCGCCGGCGCCTGACCGCTCCGGCGCGGTCGAGCCGATCTCCAGGACGGGCACGGCACTCCGATCTCGGGGTGGCGTGCCCGTCCTGCGTCCGCCGTCGGCGTCACGGGCCGGGTCACCCGCCCGTGATCTTGCCTGGCTCGAACGTTTGTTCGATACTGGGATCATGGCCGGACGGTTCGCGGTGGGGCACCGGGTTGCGGGCGCGCACCCCGGTCTCTGGTAGACCTCCACCCGTGGCGGGCGAGGCGACGACCAGGCGCGGCGAGCGGGTTCCCGCCGCCTCGCTGCCGGTCGCCCGCGTGTGCGTGGACGTGCCGCTGGCGCACCTCGACCGGCCGTTCGACTACCAGGTCTCGACCGAGCAGGACGCGGACGCCGTGCCCGGCTGCCGGGTGCGGGTCCGGTTCGCCGGCCAGCTCGTGGACGGCTACCTGCTGGAACGGGCGGAGTCCTCGGAGTACGGGCGGAAGCTGACGTTCCTGGACCGGGTGATCTCGCCGGAGCCGGTGCTGTCGCCGGAGGTGGCCGAGCTGGCGCGGGTGGTCGCCGACCGGTACGCGGGGTCGTTGATCGACGTGCTGCGGATGGCGATCCCGCCCCGGCACGCGCGGGCCGAGGCCCGGCCCTCCGACGAGCCCGCGCCGTTGCCCGCGGCGCCGCCGGACGAGGGGTGGGCGCGCTACCCGTTCGGCCCGAACCTGCTGGACGCGCTGCGGTCCGGCCGGGCCGCGCGGGCGGTGTGGCAGGCGCTGCCCGCCGAGGACTGGCCCGCCCGGCTGGCCGAGGCGGCGGCGTCGGTGGCCAGCACCGGCAAGGGCGCGCTGGTGGTCGTGCCGGACCACCGCGACCTGGCCCGGCTGCACCGGGCGTGCGCGGCGCTGGTGGGCGAGGCGGGCGTGGTGACGCTGTCGGCCGACCTCGGCCCGTCCGAGCGGTACAAGCGGTGGCTGGCCGTGCGGCGGGGCGCGGTGCGGGTGGTGCTGGGCACGCGCGGCGCGGCGTTCGCGCCGGTGCGGGACCTCGGGCTGGTCGCGATCTGGGACGACGGCGACGACCTGCACTCCGAGCCGCGGATGCCGTACCCGAACGTGCGCGACGTGCTGGTGCAGCGCTCGCACCTGACCGGCGCGTCCCTGCTGGTGGGCGGCTTCGCCCGGACCGCCGAGGCGCAGCTGCTGGTGGACAGCGGCTGGGCGCACGAGGTGGTCGCGGCCCGCGACACGCTGCGCGCCGTGGCGCCGCGGGTGGCGGCGGTGGGGGAGAGCGACTGGCAGGAGGTCAAGGACGCGGCGGCGAGGTCGGCCAGGCTGCCCTCGATCGCCTTCGACGCGGCGCGGGCCGCCCTGGCCGCCGACACCCCCGTGCTCATCCAGGTGCCCCGGCGCGGGTACGTGCCCGCCCTGGCCTGCGGTCAGTGCCGGTCACCGGCCCGGTGCCGCCGGTGCGCGGGCCCGCTGGCGCTGCCGGGCGGCACCCAGGACGGTGTGCCGAGGCCCGCGTACTGCCGGTGGTGCGGCGCGACGGAGGCGGCGTACCGCTGCCCGAACTGCGGCTCGCGCAGGCTGCGCGGCCAGATCATCGGCGCCCGCCGCACGGCCGAGGAGCTGGGACGGGCGTTCAGCGGCGTGCCGGTCCGCACGTCCGGCGGTGACGAGGTGCTGGCGGACGTGCCGGGCGGCCGGTCGCTGGTGGTGGCCACGCCGGGCGCGGAGCCGTTCGCCCCGGGCGGCTACGGCGCGGCCCTGCTGCTGGACGGCTGGGCGCTGCTCGGCCGGGCCGACCTGCGGGCGGCGGAGGAGGCGCTGCGCCGGTGGATGACGGCGGCGGCGCTGGTCCACGAGGCCGGGCGGGTGGTCGTGGTCGCGGACTCGTCGTTGGCTCCGGTCCAGGCACTGGTCCGGTGGGACCCGGTGTGGCACGCGCGGCAGGAGCTGGCGGCGCGGGCCGAGCTGGGGTTCCCGCCCGCCGTGCGGATGGCGACCGTGGACGGCGCGCCGGACGCGCTGGCCGGCGTGCTGGAGGAGCTGGACCTGCCGTCGACGGGGGAGATCCTCGGCCCGGTGCCGCTGTCGGAGGAC
It contains:
- the mihF gene encoding integration host factor, actinobacterial type, translating into MALPQLTEEQRAAALEKAAAARRTRAELKERLKRGGTNLTDVLKAAESDEVLGKMKVSALLEALPGVGKVRAQQIMERLEIAPSRRLRGLGERQRKALLTEFSGE
- the metK gene encoding methionine adenosyltransferase yields the protein MSQHSSRLFTSESVTEGHPDKICDAISDSILDALLAKDPRSRVAVETMVTTGQVHVAGEVTTEAYADIPSIVRDKIVEIGYDSSAKGFDGYSCGVNVAIGSQSPDIAQGVDTAFEKRVEGTEDEIAKQGAGDQGLMFGYACTDTPELMPLPIALAHRLSRRLTAVRKDGTVPYLRPDGKTQVTIEYAGDQPVRLDTVVVSTQHADGIDLEKLLGVDIRQHVVAPEVDALGLDTSDVRLLVNPTGRFVIGGPMGDAGLTGRKIIVDTYGGMARHGGGAFSGKDPSKVDRSAAYAMRWVAKNAVAAGLATRIEVQVAYAIGKAAPVGLFVETFGTETVDPTKIQQAIGEVFDLRPAAIIRDLDLLRPIYAPTAAYGHFGRTDVDLPWESTDRADALRAAAGA
- the gmk gene encoding guanylate kinase — its product is MSDGTGVGSGVRARPRLTVLSGPSGVGKSSVLAELRRMEPEIHFSVSVTTRKPRPGEVDGVHYHFVDTAEFREMVARGELLEHAEFAGNCYGTPKAPVELALAAGTPSLLEIELQGARQVRVAMPEARLVMLAPPSWEDLVGRLTGRGTEDPAVVARRLEIAREELAAEPEFDEVVVNDDVRSAAASLLNLVVGPAPDA
- the rpoZ gene encoding DNA-directed RNA polymerase subunit omega produces the protein MTTHTELGPLSGTPEGITNPPIDDLLEQVSSKYALVIYAAKRARQINDYYAQLGEGLLEYVGPLVEPGPREKPLSIALREIHAGLLEHTEGE
- a CDS encoding primosomal protein N' — its product is MAGEATTRRGERVPAASLPVARVCVDVPLAHLDRPFDYQVSTEQDADAVPGCRVRVRFAGQLVDGYLLERAESSEYGRKLTFLDRVISPEPVLSPEVAELARVVADRYAGSLIDVLRMAIPPRHARAEARPSDEPAPLPAAPPDEGWARYPFGPNLLDALRSGRAARAVWQALPAEDWPARLAEAAASVASTGKGALVVVPDHRDLARLHRACAALVGEAGVVTLSADLGPSERYKRWLAVRRGAVRVVLGTRGAAFAPVRDLGLVAIWDDGDDLHSEPRMPYPNVRDVLVQRSHLTGASLLVGGFARTAEAQLLVDSGWAHEVVAARDTLRAVAPRVAAVGESDWQEVKDAAARSARLPSIAFDAARAALAADTPVLIQVPRRGYVPALACGQCRSPARCRRCAGPLALPGGTQDGVPRPAYCRWCGATEAAYRCPNCGSRRLRGQIIGARRTAEELGRAFSGVPVRTSGGDEVLADVPGGRSLVVATPGAEPFAPGGYGAALLLDGWALLGRADLRAAEEALRRWMTAAALVHEAGRVVVVADSSLAPVQALVRWDPVWHARQELAARAELGFPPAVRMATVDGAPDALAGVLEELDLPSTGEILGPVPLSEDKERALVRVARAEGRALAALLADVLAVRSARKEPDVVRVKLDPLEVL
- the coaBC gene encoding bifunctional phosphopantothenoylcysteine decarboxylase/phosphopantothenate--cysteine ligase CoaBC codes for the protein MTEAVAAPERPTVILGVGGGIAAYKACEVLRRLTESGHDVRVVPTEGALKFVGAATFEALSGRPVQTGVFEDVPSVPHVKLGQHADLVVVAPATANLIAKAAHGLADDLLTNTLLTARCPVLLVPAMHTEMWEHPATRANVALLRSRGVIVAEPASGRLTGKDTGKGRLPEPAEIVDLARLLLARPGALPRDLEGVHVAVSAGGTREPLDPVRFLGNRSSGRQGFALARVAAQRGARVTLVAAHTADLVAPAGVDVVRVGSALELRDAMHAVAASADVLVMAAAVADFRPVDLVQHKIKKTDRDPDPVALTRNPDILAELVAARRPGQVVVGFAAETGDADTGVLDYGRAKLERKGCDWLVVNAVGDGRAFEVEDNAGWLLSADGAETPIPHGSKARLASALWDAVAPTVER
- the pyrF gene encoding orotidine-5'-phosphate decarboxylase; amino-acid sequence: MAKAVAEHGPLCVGIDPHPGLLASWGLSQDAAGLERFALTCVEAFGGHVALVKPQAAFFEAHGSRGVAVLERVVADLRDSGTLVLVDAKRGDIGSTMAAYAAAYLTEGSPLAGDAVTASPYLGFGSLDPALEAAAASGRGIFVLALTSNPEGASVQRAVGPDGRSVAQSVVDAAARANAGLEPLGDVGLVVGATVGEHRLDLSDLHGYVLAPGFGAQGATVADLRALFGADLRGVLPTTSRDVLRHGPEAAKLRSAAAAVRRSLEM
- the carB gene encoding carbamoyl-phosphate synthase large subunit → MPKRTDLKHVLVIGSGPIVIGQACEFDYSGTQACRVLREEGLRVSLVNSNPATIMTDPEFADATYVEPITPEFVEKVIAAERPDAILATLGGQTALNTAIALHERGVLEKYDVELIGADIDAIQRGEDRQIFKDLVRKIGADVPRSAVCKTMEDVRATVADLGLPVVIRPSFTMGGLGSGMAHTPEELERLAASGLAESPVTEVLVEESVLGWKEYELELMRDRNDNVVVVCSIENIDPMGVHTGDSVTVAPAMTLTDREYQHMRDVGIAVIREVGVDTGGCNIQFAIHPGNGRMVVIEMNPRVSRSSALASKATGFPIAKIAAKLAIGYTLDEIQNDITGETPASFEPTLDYVVVKVPRFAFEKFPGADSTLTTTMKSVGEAMSIGRSFVEALGKALRSMETKAAGFWTVPDPSGTDPAVTLESTLDALRNGHDGRLYTVDRALRLGATIEQVHEASRIDPWFIEQLAWLVDLRGELEDAPVLDERLLRKAKRAGLSDRQVAALRPELAGEDGVRSLRHRLAVRPVFKTVDTCAAEFAAKTPYHYSAYELDPDAESEVAEQRDKPKVLILGSGPNRIGQGIEFDYSCVHAAMALRAAGYETVMVNCNPETVSTDYDTADRLYFEPLTFEDVLEVFHSEQRSGTVVGVIVQLGGQTPLGLARRLADAGVPIVGTPPHAIHLAEERGAFGQVLADAGLPAPKYGMATSFAQAKAIADEIGYPVLVRPSYVLGGRGMEIVYDEDTLQGYIQRATEVSPEHPVLVDRFLDDAIEIDVDALYDGHEVFIGGVMEHIEEAGVHSGDSACALPPITLGESDVEAVRRSTLAIAEGIGVRGLLNVQYALKDDVLYVLEANPRASRTVPFVSKATAVPLAKAAARIMLGATVAQLRTEGLLPKTGDGAKLPPHAPVAVKEAVLPFHRFRTPEGKGVDSLLGPEMKSTGEVMGIDVSFGMAYAKSQTASYGSLPTSGRVFVSVANRDKRAMIFPVKRLADLGFEVLATAGTAEVLRRNGIPCTIVRKHFEGADNIVDAILAGTVDMIINTPYGNHGPRVDGYEIRTAAVAKDIPCVTTIQGAAAAVHGIEAAIRGDIGVRPLQALQAALRGDA